A single region of the Herpetosiphon gulosus genome encodes:
- a CDS encoding YjzC family protein — MSNELYKTGQEAPKSSYYVFVSYTDGSTLPAPTKEEKEIYLTRGEVFPPIRSQNKGAIWKAK, encoded by the coding sequence ATGTCGAATGAATTGTATAAAACTGGGCAAGAAGCTCCTAAATCGAGCTACTATGTATTTGTAAGTTATACTGATGGATCAACATTGCCCGCACCGACCAAAGAAGAAAAAGAAATCTATTTAACTCGAGGGGAAGTTTTTCCTCCAATTCGTTCGCAAAACAAAGGAGCGATTTGGAAGGCCAAATAA
- a CDS encoding macro domain-containing protein yields the protein MAANTAALVNPVNCVGVMGKGLALQFRQTFPANYQAYVKACRVGEVQLGTMFVFVETGNVQPTTIINFPTKQHWKQQSKLEDIVAGLNDLIAQLTLRSIDSIAVPALGCGYGGLAWAEVEPLIGRAFERLPMVRVKVFPPQ from the coding sequence TTGGCTGCGAACACCGCAGCTTTGGTCAACCCTGTTAATTGTGTGGGCGTAATGGGCAAAGGTTTAGCGCTGCAATTTCGCCAAACCTTTCCTGCCAATTACCAAGCCTATGTTAAAGCCTGCCGAGTTGGTGAAGTACAGCTTGGCACGATGTTTGTATTTGTTGAAACAGGTAATGTGCAGCCAACCACGATCATCAACTTTCCGACCAAGCAACATTGGAAGCAGCAATCGAAACTTGAAGATATTGTTGCTGGCTTGAATGATTTAATTGCCCAACTAACACTCCGCTCAATTGATTCAATCGCTGTGCCTGCTTTGGGTTGTGGCTATGGCGGGCTAGCTTGGGCCGAGGTGGAGCCATTGATCGGGCGAGCATTTGAGCGTTTGCCCATGGTACGAGTGAAAGTATTCCCACCACAATAA
- a CDS encoding VOC family protein, translating into MQIKMTSVFVDDQAKALKFYTEVLGFIKKVEVPVGEFLWLTVVSPETPDEVELVLEPNNHPAAQAYQAALKNDGIPCLSLAVKDIQAEYKRMQGLGVEFRGPPAEMGPTLATTFDDTCGNWVQMYQS; encoded by the coding sequence ATGCAAATTAAAATGACCAGCGTATTTGTTGATGATCAAGCTAAGGCCTTGAAGTTTTATACCGAAGTCTTGGGTTTTATCAAAAAAGTTGAAGTACCAGTTGGTGAATTTTTATGGCTGACCGTGGTTTCGCCCGAAACCCCCGATGAAGTTGAACTTGTGTTGGAACCCAATAATCATCCGGCGGCCCAAGCCTACCAAGCCGCCCTTAAAAACGATGGAATTCCCTGTTTGAGTTTGGCGGTTAAAGATATTCAGGCCGAATATAAGCGTATGCAAGGCTTGGGGGTTGAATTCCGTGGCCCGCCCGCTGAAATGGGGCCAACTCTTGCCACGACTTTCGACGATACCTGTGGCAATTGGGTGCAAATGTATCAAAGCTAA
- a CDS encoding ATP-binding protein, translating to MALLARQSARTEFDRFLSERDQTELINAVTTFYMSYSTWDGLEAALNQEADLAYYRRRATLFDRDGNVILANGPYVPGMIADQATLNATQPLTVANQTIGYIAFGMIQTAQPPAPSADQMIKDGPRPQDSFDQRITWAIGVSAIFATSVALLVGTFLARRLTRSLRELTVATQAMAAGHLEQQVAVRSNDEIGDLARSFNHMSADLSKATHLRKQMTADLAHDLRTPLSILRGYAEGLRDGVLQPSETIYTVIFDEVTHLQRLVDDLRVLSLADAGELSLNRRLVDPAALIERTILSAFVQAERQNIELKLETEAGLPSVSVDTDRMAQVLNNLVNNALRHTKQGSISLIAKRQAQQVQLIIRDTGSGIDPADVPYIFARFYRGDSSRQREDQASTGLGLAIVKAIVEAHQGQIDVESNLGEGTSFIISLPIA from the coding sequence GTGGCCTTATTGGCACGTCAGAGTGCCCGCACCGAGTTTGATCGCTTTTTATCCGAGCGTGATCAAACCGAGTTGATCAATGCCGTCACAACCTTTTATATGAGCTATTCGACGTGGGATGGCTTGGAAGCAGCCTTAAACCAAGAGGCCGATTTGGCTTATTATCGGCGTAGAGCTACGCTTTTCGATCGTGATGGCAACGTAATTCTAGCCAACGGCCCGTATGTACCAGGCATGATCGCCGATCAAGCAACCCTAAATGCAACTCAACCTTTAACCGTTGCTAACCAAACTATTGGCTATATCGCTTTTGGTATGATCCAAACCGCCCAACCGCCTGCGCCGAGTGCTGATCAAATGATCAAAGATGGGCCACGACCCCAAGATTCGTTTGATCAACGGATTACCTGGGCGATTGGGGTCAGTGCAATTTTTGCTACCAGCGTAGCCTTGTTAGTAGGCACATTCTTGGCTCGCCGCCTAACTCGCTCGTTGCGTGAGCTGACGGTGGCGACCCAAGCCATGGCTGCTGGTCATTTGGAGCAGCAAGTTGCAGTGCGTTCGAATGATGAAATTGGCGATTTGGCTCGCTCGTTTAATCATATGAGTGCTGATTTGAGCAAAGCCACCCATTTGCGCAAGCAGATGACCGCTGATTTAGCTCACGATTTGCGCACACCCTTGAGCATTTTACGGGGCTATGCTGAGGGCTTGCGTGACGGCGTTTTACAACCGTCAGAGACGATTTACACGGTGATTTTTGATGAAGTGACCCATCTTCAGCGTTTAGTTGACGATTTACGAGTGCTTTCGTTGGCCGATGCTGGCGAGCTTTCGCTCAATCGTCGTTTGGTTGATCCAGCGGCTTTGATCGAGCGCACGATTTTGAGTGCCTTTGTGCAAGCTGAACGCCAAAATATCGAACTCAAATTAGAAACAGAGGCTGGCCTGCCATCGGTTTCGGTTGATACTGATCGCATGGCTCAAGTCTTGAATAATTTGGTGAATAATGCTTTGCGCCATACCAAACAGGGCAGTATTAGCTTGATTGCCAAACGTCAAGCGCAACAGGTGCAATTGATTATTCGTGATACTGGCAGCGGTATCGATCCTGCTGATGTGCCCTATATTTTCGCCCGTTTCTATCGGGGTGATAGCTCGCGCCAACGTGAAGATCAAGCCTCGACAGGCTTGGGTTTGGCGATTGTCAAGGCGATTGTTGAAGCGCATCAAGGCCAAATCGACGTTGAATCGAATTTGGGCGAGGGTACGAGCTTTATCATTAGTTTACCGATTGCTTGA
- a CDS encoding response regulator transcription factor — MAQTILVIDDEAKLRELLRSYLQNEGFNVFEAKNGREGLYVARDVKPDLILLDIMMPELGGLDFMRAWNKEAETPIILLTAKIEDHDKIIGLELGADDYITKPFNAREVMARVRAVLRRSYKTQPQADVLRIGEIVLERSACTLMVGEQTVDLTPSEFEILATLMASPGHVFSRLDLLDRTSGQAYEGYERTIDVHIRNLRSKIEPDPKNPRYIETVYGVGYRFARPKRPE, encoded by the coding sequence ATGGCTCAGACAATTTTGGTAATCGATGATGAAGCAAAGTTGCGTGAATTATTACGTAGCTATTTACAAAATGAAGGCTTTAATGTTTTTGAGGCTAAGAATGGCCGTGAGGGTTTGTATGTTGCGCGTGATGTCAAGCCCGATTTGATTTTGCTCGATATTATGATGCCCGAACTTGGTGGACTCGATTTTATGCGAGCTTGGAATAAAGAAGCTGAAACGCCAATTATTTTATTAACTGCCAAAATTGAAGATCACGATAAAATTATTGGGTTAGAACTAGGCGCTGATGATTATATTACCAAGCCATTTAATGCCCGCGAAGTGATGGCTCGGGTTCGTGCGGTGCTGCGGCGCAGCTACAAAACCCAGCCCCAAGCCGATGTCTTGCGGATTGGCGAGATTGTGTTGGAGCGTTCGGCTTGTACTTTGATGGTTGGCGAGCAAACCGTTGATCTTACGCCTTCGGAATTTGAAATTTTAGCAACCTTGATGGCCTCGCCTGGCCATGTTTTTTCGCGCTTGGATTTGCTCGATCGCACGTCGGGGCAGGCTTACGAAGGCTATGAACGTACCATCGATGTGCATATTCGCAATCTGCGCAGCAAAATCGAGCCAGACCCGAAGAATCCGCGCTATATCGAAACAGTGTATGGGGTTGGCTATCGCTTTGCCCGCCCGAAACGGCCTGAATGA
- a CDS encoding DUF4405 domain-containing protein, which produces MQTATTIKKGNRTKTNYVVDLVIGISFLIATAPNTTGEPIHEWLSMGLAVMVVTHLLLHWQWIVAITKKIFRKVAWQQRINYILNIGLFIDMTIIMFTGIMISKTVVPLLGLELPNSMTWRSLHGLASDAGVFLIGLHLALHWDWIVRTSKRYLIQPITKRFHKPAVQLATKEQ; this is translated from the coding sequence ATGCAAACGGCAACGACGATCAAAAAAGGCAATCGAACCAAAACCAATTATGTTGTCGATCTGGTGATTGGGATCAGTTTTTTGATTGCAACTGCTCCCAACACCACGGGCGAGCCAATTCACGAGTGGCTAAGCATGGGCTTGGCAGTGATGGTGGTAACCCATTTGTTATTACATTGGCAATGGATTGTGGCAATAACCAAGAAAATTTTTCGTAAAGTCGCTTGGCAACAACGGATCAATTACATCTTAAATATTGGCTTGTTTATTGATATGACAATCATCATGTTCACTGGGATTATGATTTCTAAGACGGTTGTGCCGCTGCTCGGGCTGGAATTGCCCAATAGTATGACTTGGCGCAGCTTGCATGGCTTGGCATCCGATGCTGGGGTGTTCTTGATTGGCTTGCACTTGGCTTTGCACTGGGATTGGATTGTGCGCACCAGCAAGCGCTATCTGATTCAGCCAATCACCAAACGTTTCCACAAACCAGCCGTTCAATTAGCTACGAAGGAGCAATAA
- a CDS encoding ADP-ribosylglycohydrolase family protein, translating to MQTKIPWQRYAACLVGAAIGDALGTTLEFQRPGTFEPISDMFGGGVFNLAAGQWTDDTAMLLCLAESLIECREFDVLDQMQRYRRWLKTGHLSSTGGYIDSGRTIREAINYFIQTGDAFAGDQDRWSAGNGSLMRIAPIALAYVNNPQQADVYAAASSRTTHGNQIAIDACRYYVGLIIGALHGLPKAQLLAPNYHPIPNYWQQHPLSAEIAEIASGSFKQRQPPEIEALGYVPRTLEAVLWAFYHSNSFETGCLLAVNLGNDADTVGAIYGQLAGAYYGEPILSSPWANKIALKHTIWKFAVKLYLLARGQGPAVSGQ from the coding sequence ATGCAAACAAAAATTCCTTGGCAACGCTATGCAGCATGTTTGGTTGGCGCAGCAATTGGCGATGCCCTTGGCACAACTTTAGAATTTCAGCGCCCAGGCACATTCGAGCCAATTAGCGATATGTTTGGCGGTGGCGTGTTCAATTTGGCTGCTGGTCAATGGACAGACGACACCGCTATGTTGTTGTGCCTTGCCGAAAGTTTAATTGAATGCCGAGAATTTGATGTGCTTGATCAGATGCAGCGGTATCGGCGTTGGCTCAAAACAGGCCATCTTAGCAGCACTGGCGGCTATATCGATAGTGGGCGCACTATTCGCGAGGCAATTAATTATTTTATTCAAACAGGCGACGCTTTTGCAGGCGATCAAGATCGTTGGTCGGCGGGTAATGGCTCGTTAATGCGAATTGCGCCAATCGCCCTTGCTTATGTCAATAATCCTCAACAGGCTGATGTTTATGCCGCAGCCAGTTCACGCACTACCCACGGCAACCAAATTGCAATCGATGCTTGTCGCTATTATGTCGGCTTAATCATTGGTGCACTGCATGGTTTGCCCAAGGCCCAACTTTTAGCCCCCAACTATCATCCAATCCCCAATTATTGGCAACAGCACCCACTTAGCGCTGAAATTGCCGAAATCGCTAGCGGCTCATTCAAGCAACGCCAACCGCCAGAAATTGAGGCCTTGGGCTATGTACCACGCACACTTGAAGCAGTTTTATGGGCGTTTTACCATAGCAATTCATTTGAAACAGGCTGTTTATTGGCAGTTAATTTAGGCAATGATGCTGATACAGTTGGGGCAATTTATGGGCAACTTGCAGGAGCCTATTATGGTGAACCAATCTTGAGTTCGCCATGGGCCAATAAAATCGCGCTCAAACACACAATTTGGAAATTTGCGGTTAAATTATATCTCTTGGCGAGGGGTCAGGGGCCAGCGGTTAGCGGCCAGTGA
- the asnS gene encoding asparagine--tRNA ligase → MALLPSMYIRDSADHVGEAVKLAGWVYHKTEKGKLVFIQLRDGTATIQCVVFKKNVSEEVFARAKELTQESSCYIHGTLRADERSSLGFELDVTDIEIVHLTQNYPITPKEHGTQFLMEHRHLWVRSAKQHALLRIRAQVIAAAQEYLNSEHFVRYDSPILTATAAEGTSDLFATEYFDLGNAYLAQTGQLYVESGMATFGRVYCFGPTFRAEKSKTRRHLTEFWMIEPEFAFADQDDNMELQENFVSYIVQRVLDRCEEDLKILERDTSKLENIVPPFPRISYDEAIEKIKAGVAAGATVAPDNAPLADLEWGDDFGAPHETYLASLFDKPLFIYNYPTKVKAFYMQPAEGRPEVVRCADLIAPEGYGEIIGGSQRIHDAELLEARIREHGLDVADYQWYLDLRRYGSVPHSGFGMGIERCVAWLAGTRHIREAIPFPRQLYRIYP, encoded by the coding sequence ATGGCACTGCTGCCCTCGATGTATATCCGCGATAGCGCCGACCATGTTGGCGAAGCGGTCAAACTTGCTGGTTGGGTCTATCACAAAACCGAAAAAGGCAAGTTGGTTTTTATTCAATTACGCGATGGTACCGCCACAATTCAATGTGTGGTGTTTAAAAAGAATGTCAGCGAAGAAGTTTTTGCGCGAGCCAAAGAATTAACTCAAGAATCTTCGTGCTATATCCACGGCACGCTTCGCGCCGACGAACGCTCAAGCTTGGGTTTTGAATTAGATGTTACCGATATCGAAATTGTGCATCTAACCCAAAATTACCCAATTACCCCCAAAGAGCATGGCACGCAATTTTTGATGGAGCATCGCCATCTGTGGGTGCGCTCAGCCAAACAACATGCGTTGTTGCGCATTCGTGCTCAAGTAATTGCGGCGGCCCAAGAGTATTTGAATAGCGAACATTTTGTGCGCTACGACTCGCCGATTCTCACGGCAACCGCCGCTGAAGGTACGAGCGATTTGTTTGCCACCGAATATTTTGATTTGGGTAATGCCTATTTGGCCCAAACTGGCCAGCTTTACGTTGAATCGGGTATGGCAACTTTTGGTCGGGTTTATTGTTTTGGCCCCACTTTTCGGGCTGAAAAATCTAAAACTCGTCGCCACCTGACCGAATTTTGGATGATCGAGCCAGAATTTGCCTTTGCTGACCAAGACGATAATATGGAATTGCAAGAAAATTTCGTTTCCTATATCGTCCAACGTGTGCTTGATCGCTGCGAAGAAGATCTCAAAATTTTGGAGCGCGATACCTCGAAGCTCGAAAATATTGTGCCACCATTCCCCCGCATCAGCTACGACGAAGCGATTGAAAAAATCAAAGCAGGTGTGGCAGCTGGGGCAACTGTCGCGCCCGATAATGCACCACTAGCTGATTTGGAATGGGGCGATGATTTTGGCGCACCCCATGAAACCTACTTGGCCAGCTTGTTTGATAAACCATTATTTATCTACAACTATCCAACCAAGGTCAAGGCCTTTTATATGCAACCAGCCGAAGGCCGCCCTGAAGTGGTGCGCTGCGCCGATTTGATTGCACCCGAAGGCTATGGCGAAATTATCGGTGGCTCACAACGGATTCACGATGCCGAGTTGCTCGAAGCACGCATTCGCGAACATGGCCTTGATGTCGCCGATTACCAATGGTATTTGGATTTGCGCCGTTATGGTAGTGTGCCGCACTCCGGCTTTGGCATGGGCATCGAACGCTGTGTTGCTTGGCTGGCAGGCACGCGCCACATCCGCGAGGCGATTCCTTTCCCACGCCAGCTGTACCGCATTTATCCATAG
- a CDS encoding SDR family oxidoreductase, whose protein sequence is MSNNQQKQQFPAQTQDQQPGIESEMQPKPKAQDHSYRGSGKLKDKVALITGGDSGIGRAVAIVYAKEGADVVINYLNEHEDAQETKRLVEAEGRRCWLSAGDIGDEAYCQGLVEQTVAKFGQLDILINNAAEQHPQKSITDISTEQLERTFRTNIFAMFYLTKAALPHLKAGSSIINTASVTAYRGSPQLLDYSATKGAIVAFTRSLSQALIDQKIRVNGVAPGPIWTPLIPATFEAKKVATFGSDVPMQRAGQPEEVANCYVFLASDDASYMAGQILHPNGGEVING, encoded by the coding sequence ATGTCAAACAATCAACAAAAACAGCAATTTCCAGCCCAAACTCAGGATCAACAACCTGGAATCGAATCGGAAATGCAGCCCAAACCCAAAGCCCAAGATCACAGCTATCGTGGGAGTGGCAAGCTCAAGGATAAGGTTGCGCTGATCACTGGTGGCGATAGTGGCATCGGTCGGGCAGTGGCGATCGTGTATGCCAAAGAGGGCGCTGATGTTGTAATAAATTATTTAAATGAACATGAGGATGCTCAAGAAACCAAACGGCTGGTCGAGGCCGAAGGTCGGCGCTGTTGGCTCTCAGCAGGCGATATTGGCGATGAAGCATATTGCCAAGGCTTAGTTGAACAAACCGTTGCAAAATTTGGCCAGCTTGATATTTTGATCAACAATGCAGCCGAGCAACATCCGCAAAAATCGATCACTGATATTAGTACCGAGCAATTGGAACGCACGTTTCGCACCAATATCTTTGCCATGTTCTATTTGACCAAAGCGGCCTTGCCGCATCTGAAAGCTGGTAGTAGTATCATTAATACTGCTTCGGTGACAGCCTATCGTGGCAGCCCACAATTACTTGATTATTCGGCAACCAAAGGGGCAATTGTGGCCTTTACCCGTTCGCTCTCGCAAGCATTGATTGACCAAAAGATTCGGGTCAATGGTGTAGCACCTGGCCCAATTTGGACACCACTGATTCCGGCAACCTTCGAGGCCAAAAAAGTCGCGACGTTTGGCAGTGATGTTCCGATGCAACGCGCAGGCCAGCCCGAGGAAGTCGCCAATTGTTATGTGTTTTTGGCAAGCGATGATGCTTCGTATATGGCTGGGCAAATATTGCATCCCAATGGTGGCGAAGTGATCAACGGCTAG